In the genome of Deinococcus deserti VCD115, one region contains:
- a CDS encoding translocation/assembly module TamB domain-containing protein, with protein MRQRARWPWILLFTTVLLSALVAFSPALLGRWVLSRLAQDAEISVEGVGGTLWSPSIRGARVALPGLNAQAEQADVRVTGIDPRTRTVRLNVAVRDATVNLKLSELLSSTDEQQDGGWKVVLSGVDVHSTRVNVNGQGLNVPNGSFSAARTGDGTLAVRGRTTEGELNADVVIGENNGVNTYRIDVDADARVLNHYWPGVTAGRITGRYLVGQGPVHGDLNLRGGALRVPDARFVVVRNIAGSARHRGDQIGIKLAGRGWNGPVNANGGVDLKARNWTLTADARPTVSGLAQALDTVGEGPMELRVTAGGWSTVRVKGYAKASGSFARVPFRDAKAEYTYLSRDGDKASQTNDLAFSALTALSGSQKLTARWAIGREGRASWVGDFGSQPLNVRGDINAENVVALSGATLGGPVSGTVALRGTRINAVLNPDYGEALARVALTGTPENLRAVVSGGQAGPFSLAGVVTYNERGLKADLGPVQLDLNRDLIGNWQAQNLSGLGVALNGSGRVNLSSGDVTGQLSARVPGLEETLTGPVSVNYVRQRGTFRPGAQRLVWNNRVFGASMRSLRLANGIRVSGDLNVTNDLRAYGVLRAQGEGFDVRAVGRGRTASLRGTAGGVTVLADTELQSPYRTAARVEGADIRGTLSVGRALTFTLVTGSQTARGTLEGYRLDATGRVDLGALRPLLGETDLSGTLDLNLAGLGGGADVNARVAGTQITGTLTRAVGPVNARLRVRAADGVEAQLAGQVYPDVQTSGIVRAQGQTLQASVSGPYDALRAQVTGQTTALALGGVTLPAQPVNLRATLTPDLSASGTWGGLRATYEADRGLIRLTGTQVANGIRVSGNLTVNRDLQAFGTLQAQGEGFDVRAVGRGRTASLRGTVNGVTVVADTGLQAPFRTVARVVGTDIRGTLSLDRGVNFSLETRGETARGSLNGNRLDATGRVDLGALRPLLGETDLSGTLDLNLAGLGGGADVNARVAGTQITGTLTRAVGPVNARLRVRAADGVEAQLAGQVYPDVQTSGIVRAQGQTLQASVSGPYDALRAQVTGRTGALTFNGVTVPAQGVNLRATLTPDLRVNGTWGGLQATYDADRGLVRLTGTQLLSAFGRTGQVQGSASWGPGFRGQVAARGTLEGYTLNLNGPWQALRVQASSREGLRASGTASLPDGRYDLRVRGAVANGLSVDGRVTGLGDQPRGSLRVFDAAGGSARVTLRSLSDFDINTAGLQIAGQTLRGSLRAQNGQLAGTLRAGPLTVVAAGGRLNATGEFAGQQVRASGRLTLPNQVSDVNVVVTGPYFTASATGDLDALRGTLRLNAQNFGADPALLTVPAQVFPLTASVTDLRVSAGGLTYTNGLWSGAQRIRYALNTQPGEARLTGNSKVLAALPTGPLGGQVTLLPALGGTVTTSLSPILGRLPQSVRPLVVPGQLVAQLTRNGALLRTNGTRYQGAPLNLDARLGWVRRITLAGTLTHPGTRVPLRYDGRTLTVRGASLDARTLEPVLSGARGRMNLDLNIPELDFERASGRALVDLSAQGERATGRLSLSRGQLSADLTSTIADRTIRVSGPLYPEANAVLSVDDVRGTLTGRAEQALILRAAGTVEGRTLNLSATATGLTGSQARLALSGSAAGAVVNLTAQQGQSTDLVGWGVAGSLNVPDLQALAGTSGRVSATLSGTLGDLRLNAAGTVGDVTFSAPASFQDGTLRLSGASAALNGVQARLSGTVFPALNLSARATLTDYLPGSYTAQVRGALRKPDISVQGKLQNTRSGLQAGGSAVTARLLGQDWKAGFTGAPLSGSLRGQLGTNALGGLQTARLTVHAPFISGDTTVRLDGTAGWNTLAGWTGSLRAVGDVPGGPLDAVLDGRGTLNVAARVGQGARSASLTGALSANLPLRPGGALTLQAFDVGALWGRTDQLRLTGGVTLAGRTWSALEAGFTGRVQDTAGDLSGDLGASYSAGDLSVRLAGPKVAGGALLRSGRYEATLRADTVRLARLLPAGLDVDALTFAGTLEARGSLNASPERIVLRNVALKGEQAQTGPFSLYGSATYTPTTLETALAGSLRGGLLRADGALPAGVRVTVRDLPTNYVGAASLGRGTLTADLTLRGAAADPTMTGTVNASTENLDALLTVAGRVRDPRLSARATLKGDASGTLYAEASDLDLQRGTLRTRVYGTVIQDQNRATLDLSGMWPRLAGTVQAQVDGIETPVILRGDAQGNYNVNAGELGSGRLTLTGGQGLVPGLKGQLALTPLPLVDGTGQLSVSATLGGTLLAPTLAGSLASRDAVAAGVELQNTTGTFSGTLAGLRGTLTQSGRTVATLEGPQAQLSDLRLNAAGSILSVSGNADLGGRTELSVGATGALKGTLNASYAAQALSLRGSLGGLQGLRAAVDVQASARTGWRGTARVTGGPQGVLSRPVQLSVSGPLNHPLVQGDAGLLGAGARIVANTSGVQVRLVDGPEASASGVVEVRPGETGAWRWSGAVSLSRPELSLNVTPSGPVDDPSVLLSVRRGDWRASGTAGLSGADLTVSDGERAGTLTWEDGQVATNLPGLNLARLGLDGLGGTLTAQGSVTTATQDGQVTLRISGLRTPYTLPYLGVDLDGEVSGNITLRAARPAVQASLALSSGTLNVTAAQGPDHWTGRVGGRLTREYGTLSVDVNADKGGLRGTLDAARFPLDLAGQNLRADGRVTLNGQTFEARLVARNTINGDTAGQVRVDASGGIADLVPTLQGALALQPTEDGYGLRATLSDLEIADLKIAPGLSGPVSGEANLRDGGGTFTLRSDVLKVGPRTLRARLEGTQVSGDWRIRGFLGQSEFTAGLNAGEVFGQGNLRGLPLGAAAAAALGTVPGEGVVTGVVRFRFPLADPQAGEATVVAERIRVSATSGQGKDAVTETLMGSGTLDYARRELRSINVQLSGAGTWDVRGQFTRERVDLTAQFTNTTFTPVLQLVPGLAELDPSLKGTITLSAAGTYDRPRGVLRAQNLSGTVAGLSLQVPSFSGDLPDSGAFTGGGRVLTGGTVGADLNVTLRGQLTLGDLSGTVITASGLLAPEALGALPNTTMTITQAAGNRWTVDAQSRSTNPAAGAGVLQLSGTVAPQWDLSVTARNYNLPLAVIYGRESILNADLRAVDDGDLVRVTGTADFLRLILGRVNAPEVIPAPGRTRTASEGGRTTDDYDSPLPPEFTTFPRPAEDGEAARPALPFLERLVFGDILLRAPNGIRVDENLARAEFSGSLVLSGTGARPLVRGDIVAQRGVIFLRENEFNITASTVNFSGESLYPRFTLNATGTVLAASTRQRVPVNLSVEGNFVTRPEGDRGLELNTVLSCAPSAATSSCSDPATGLVYTEAELYALVATGVPNLTALPNNLASLGASALQTALNVFVLGELERSLARAFGLDVFRLTPQLLNADGSVGATLTVGSYLTRELYLQYQVNLNGEGLINATYNTPDNRFTFQVSTPLNGLNLQSIRPSFSAGYNINPRTSVSIGVESAEASTRLRFGVTYRIGGR; from the coding sequence GTGCGACAACGGGCCAGGTGGCCATGGATTCTCCTGTTCACGACCGTGCTGCTGAGCGCACTGGTCGCGTTTTCACCGGCCCTGCTGGGGCGCTGGGTGCTGTCGCGCCTGGCCCAGGACGCAGAAATCAGTGTTGAGGGAGTTGGTGGCACGCTGTGGTCACCCAGTATTCGGGGGGCCCGGGTGGCTCTGCCGGGGCTGAATGCTCAGGCAGAACAGGCTGATGTCAGGGTCACGGGGATTGATCCACGCACCCGCACGGTTCGGCTGAATGTAGCGGTACGCGACGCGACTGTGAACCTGAAACTGAGCGAGCTGCTTTCAAGCACTGACGAACAGCAGGACGGTGGCTGGAAGGTCGTTCTGAGCGGCGTGGATGTCCATAGCACCCGCGTCAATGTCAATGGTCAGGGGCTGAACGTCCCCAATGGCTCGTTCAGTGCTGCCCGCACCGGGGATGGAACACTGGCGGTGCGCGGCCGCACCACCGAGGGCGAGCTGAATGCTGACGTCGTGATCGGTGAGAACAACGGAGTCAACACCTACCGAATTGACGTAGACGCCGATGCCCGGGTTCTGAACCATTACTGGCCGGGTGTAACAGCCGGGCGTATCACGGGCCGGTACCTCGTGGGTCAGGGCCCGGTCCACGGCGACCTCAACCTGCGCGGCGGCGCACTCCGGGTTCCTGACGCACGTTTTGTGGTGGTGCGCAACATTGCCGGAAGCGCCCGACACCGGGGCGATCAGATTGGTATCAAGCTGGCCGGACGTGGATGGAATGGCCCGGTCAATGCAAACGGCGGCGTGGACCTCAAGGCGCGCAACTGGACTCTGACGGCCGATGCCCGGCCGACTGTCTCCGGCCTCGCGCAGGCACTGGACACTGTTGGTGAAGGCCCGATGGAACTTCGGGTCACTGCTGGCGGCTGGAGCACCGTCCGGGTCAAGGGCTATGCCAAAGCGTCGGGTTCCTTTGCCCGTGTGCCGTTTCGTGACGCAAAAGCCGAGTACACCTACCTCAGCCGGGACGGCGACAAGGCCAGTCAGACCAATGATCTGGCGTTCAGTGCCCTGACCGCGCTGTCCGGCTCCCAGAAGCTCACCGCGCGCTGGGCCATCGGCCGTGAGGGCCGGGCGAGCTGGGTCGGAGACTTCGGCAGCCAGCCTCTCAACGTTCGCGGCGATATCAATGCCGAGAATGTGGTGGCCCTCTCGGGCGCGACCCTGGGTGGCCCGGTATCTGGCACGGTCGCCCTGAGAGGCACCCGTATCAATGCCGTTCTGAACCCCGACTACGGGGAGGCGCTGGCACGCGTGGCCCTGACTGGCACACCGGAAAATCTGCGTGCGGTGGTCAGTGGCGGCCAGGCCGGGCCTTTTTCGCTGGCTGGAGTCGTGACCTACAACGAGCGCGGTCTGAAAGCTGACCTGGGGCCAGTGCAGCTGGACCTGAACCGTGACCTGATCGGGAACTGGCAGGCACAAAACCTGAGCGGCCTGGGCGTGGCCCTGAACGGCAGCGGCCGGGTGAATCTTTCCAGTGGTGACGTGACCGGTCAGCTTTCGGCGCGGGTGCCTGGGCTGGAGGAAACGCTGACCGGGCCGGTCAGCGTGAATTATGTTCGGCAGCGCGGAACCTTCCGGCCAGGAGCACAGCGGCTGGTCTGGAACAACCGGGTGTTTGGAGCCAGCATGCGCAGCCTGCGTCTGGCCAACGGCATCCGGGTCAGCGGTGACCTGAACGTCACCAATGATCTGCGAGCTTACGGCGTCCTGCGGGCCCAGGGGGAGGGGTTCGATGTGCGGGCGGTGGGCCGCGGACGCACGGCCTCACTGCGCGGCACAGCCGGCGGCGTCACCGTGCTGGCTGACACAGAGCTTCAGTCACCATACCGGACTGCCGCGCGGGTGGAAGGCGCTGACATCCGCGGCACCCTGAGCGTAGGTCGGGCTCTCACCTTTACTCTCGTAACCGGCAGCCAGACCGCGCGCGGTACCCTTGAAGGGTACCGCCTGGACGCCACTGGCCGGGTGGATCTGGGTGCCCTGCGTCCGCTGCTGGGAGAGACGGACCTGAGCGGCACACTGGACCTGAACCTCGCAGGCCTGGGAGGCGGCGCCGACGTCAATGCCCGCGTGGCCGGCACCCAGATCACCGGCACGCTGACCCGCGCCGTCGGACCGGTGAATGCCAGGCTGCGGGTCCGCGCCGCGGATGGCGTCGAAGCGCAACTGGCCGGACAGGTCTACCCTGACGTGCAGACCTCCGGCATCGTGCGCGCTCAGGGCCAGACCCTGCAGGCCAGCGTCTCGGGTCCCTACGACGCCCTGCGTGCCCAGGTCACCGGGCAGACCACGGCTCTAGCGCTGGGCGGCGTGACTCTGCCAGCCCAGCCCGTCAATCTCAGAGCTACTCTTACTCCGGACCTCAGCGCGAGTGGCACCTGGGGCGGGTTGCGAGCCACCTATGAGGCTGACCGCGGCCTGATCCGCCTGACGGGTACCCAGGTGGCAAACGGTATTCGTGTCAGCGGAAATCTGACTGTCAACCGGGACCTGCAGGCCTTTGGAACGTTGCAGGCCCAGGGGGAGGGGTTCGATGTGCGGGCGGTGGGTCGGGGACGTACGGCCTCACTGCGCGGCACGGTGAACGGGGTGACGGTTGTCGCCGATACCGGCCTTCAGGCTCCTTTCCGCACCGTAGCGCGAGTGGTAGGCACGGACATCCGCGGCACCCTGAGCCTGGACCGCGGCGTGAATTTTTCGCTGGAAACCCGTGGCGAGACCGCCCGCGGCTCCCTGAATGGGAATCGCCTGGACGCCACTGGCCGGGTGGACCTGGGTGCTCTGCGGCCGCTGCTGGGAGAGACGGACCTGAGCGGCACACTGGACCTGAACCTCGCAGGCCTGGGAGGCGGCGCCGACGTCAATGCCCGCGTGGCCGGCACCCAGATCACCGGCACGCTGACCCGCGCCGTCGGACCGGTGAATGCCAGGCTGCGGGTCCGCGCCGCGGATGGCGTCGAAGCGCAACTGGCCGGACAGGTCTACCCTGACGTGCAGACCTCCGGCATCGTGCGCGCTCAGGGCCAGACCCTGCAGGCCAGCGTTTCGGGTCCCTACGACGCCCTGCGTGCCCAGGTCACCGGGCGGACTGGCGCCCTGACCTTCAACGGAGTCACGGTGCCAGCGCAGGGAGTTAACTTGCGTGCCACTTTGACGCCGGACCTCCGCGTCAACGGCACCTGGGGTGGGTTGCAGGCCACCTACGACGCTGACCGTGGTCTGGTTCGCCTGACCGGTACTCAGCTCCTGAGCGCTTTTGGCCGCACGGGGCAGGTGCAGGGCTCGGCCAGCTGGGGACCCGGGTTCCGTGGTCAGGTAGCAGCGCGCGGCACCCTGGAGGGCTACACCCTGAATCTGAACGGGCCCTGGCAGGCTCTGCGCGTACAGGCCAGCAGCCGTGAAGGGCTCCGCGCTTCCGGCACTGCGTCGTTACCCGATGGACGCTACGACCTGCGCGTGCGCGGCGCCGTGGCCAATGGCCTGTCCGTGGACGGCCGCGTCACCGGTCTGGGCGACCAGCCACGTGGCTCTCTGCGCGTCTTTGACGCGGCAGGGGGTTCAGCCCGCGTCACACTGCGCAGCCTGTCAGATTTCGATATCAATACAGCTGGGCTACAGATCGCCGGACAGACACTGCGGGGGTCCCTGCGAGCACAGAATGGACAGCTTGCCGGCACCCTGCGCGCCGGACCTCTGACCGTGGTCGCGGCGGGCGGCCGCCTGAATGCGACTGGCGAGTTTGCCGGGCAGCAGGTCCGTGCCAGCGGTCGTCTGACGCTTCCCAATCAGGTCTCGGACGTGAATGTCGTGGTCACAGGGCCATATTTCACGGCGAGCGCCACTGGCGATCTCGACGCCCTGCGCGGGACCCTGCGCCTGAACGCTCAGAACTTCGGCGCTGACCCGGCGCTTCTGACAGTACCGGCACAGGTGTTCCCCCTGACTGCGTCAGTGACTGACCTGCGCGTCAGCGCCGGAGGCCTGACCTACACCAATGGTCTCTGGAGCGGCGCCCAAAGAATTCGGTACGCCCTGAATACCCAGCCAGGCGAAGCACGTCTGACCGGCAACAGCAAGGTCCTTGCGGCCCTCCCCACCGGACCGCTGGGGGGCCAGGTCACGCTGCTGCCTGCGCTGGGAGGCACGGTCACCACGAGCCTCTCCCCCATTCTGGGCCGGTTGCCCCAGTCGGTGCGTCCACTGGTCGTCCCCGGCCAGCTGGTCGCCCAGCTCACGAGGAACGGCGCGCTGCTCCGGACAAACGGCACCCGCTATCAGGGCGCGCCCCTGAATCTGGACGCACGCCTGGGCTGGGTGCGCCGGATTACCCTGGCCGGCACGCTGACCCACCCCGGCACCCGGGTGCCGCTGCGGTATGACGGCCGGACCCTGACGGTCCGCGGAGCCTCACTGGACGCCCGGACCCTGGAGCCTGTCCTGTCCGGAGCACGGGGCCGCATGAACCTGGACCTGAACATTCCCGAGCTGGACTTTGAGCGCGCCAGCGGCCGGGCCCTGGTGGACCTGAGCGCCCAGGGTGAACGGGCGACGGGCCGCCTGAGCCTGTCGCGCGGGCAACTGAGCGCCGACCTGACCAGCACGATTGCAGACCGCACCATCCGGGTTTCTGGTCCGCTGTACCCCGAGGCCAACGCCGTGCTCAGTGTGGACGATGTTCGCGGCACGCTGACCGGCCGGGCCGAACAGGCTCTGATCCTCCGGGCAGCCGGAACGGTTGAGGGCCGCACCCTGAACCTCAGCGCCACGGCAACCGGCCTGACCGGATCACAGGCCCGCCTGGCCTTGAGCGGCAGTGCCGCAGGCGCGGTTGTGAACCTCACCGCGCAGCAGGGCCAAAGCACTGATCTGGTCGGATGGGGAGTTGCAGGCAGCCTGAACGTTCCGGACCTGCAGGCCCTGGCCGGCACGAGTGGCCGCGTCAGCGCCACCCTCAGCGGCACCTTGGGAGACCTGCGCCTGAACGCAGCAGGAACCGTAGGGGATGTGACCTTCAGCGCCCCCGCTTCCTTCCAGGACGGCACCCTGCGCCTGAGCGGCGCCTCGGCCGCCCTGAACGGAGTCCAGGCGCGCCTGTCTGGCACAGTATTCCCAGCCCTGAACCTGAGTGCCCGCGCTACGCTCACCGACTACCTGCCTGGAAGCTACACCGCACAGGTACGCGGCGCCCTGAGGAAGCCGGACATCTCTGTGCAGGGCAAGCTGCAGAACACACGAAGTGGACTGCAGGCCGGTGGCTCTGCGGTCACGGCGCGGCTGCTGGGCCAGGACTGGAAGGCTGGCTTCACCGGAGCTCCGCTTTCCGGCAGCCTGCGCGGCCAGTTGGGCACCAACGCCCTGGGTGGCTTGCAGACGGCGCGCCTGACCGTGCATGCTCCCTTTATCAGCGGTGACACGACCGTGCGCCTTGATGGCACGGCCGGGTGGAACACCCTTGCAGGCTGGACCGGTTCGCTACGCGCGGTGGGCGATGTCCCGGGAGGACCGCTGGACGCTGTGCTTGATGGCCGCGGCACCCTTAACGTGGCGGCGCGTGTGGGTCAGGGTGCCCGCTCCGCCAGTCTGACTGGGGCGCTGAGTGCCAACCTGCCGCTGCGGCCAGGCGGCGCCCTGACCCTGCAGGCCTTTGACGTAGGAGCACTCTGGGGCCGTACCGATCAGCTGCGCCTGACAGGTGGGGTTACCCTGGCAGGGCGCACATGGTCGGCGCTGGAAGCCGGCTTTACCGGCCGGGTACAGGACACGGCAGGCGACCTGAGCGGAGACCTGGGTGCCAGCTACAGCGCCGGGGATCTCAGCGTGCGTCTGGCCGGACCCAAAGTGGCTGGCGGAGCACTCCTGCGCAGCGGCCGTTACGAGGCGACCCTGCGGGCCGATACTGTTCGTCTTGCGCGCCTGCTGCCCGCCGGACTGGATGTCGACGCCCTGACCTTCGCGGGCACTCTGGAAGCCCGCGGCAGCCTGAACGCTTCACCGGAGCGCATTGTGCTGCGCAACGTGGCTCTGAAAGGCGAGCAGGCACAGACTGGGCCGTTCAGCCTGTACGGCTCGGCGACCTACACGCCAACCACTCTGGAAACGGCACTGGCTGGCAGCCTGCGTGGCGGCCTGCTGCGGGCCGACGGTGCCCTTCCGGCTGGAGTGCGCGTGACCGTGCGTGACCTTCCGACCAACTATGTGGGCGCGGCCTCACTGGGCAGGGGCACGCTGACCGCAGATCTCACCTTACGCGGAGCGGCGGCCGATCCCACCATGACCGGGACGGTCAATGCCAGCACTGAGAACCTCGATGCACTGCTGACCGTGGCGGGCCGGGTGCGCGACCCGCGTCTGAGCGCCCGCGCCACCCTGAAAGGCGACGCGAGCGGCACCCTGTATGCCGAGGCTTCGGACCTGGACCTGCAGCGCGGCACCTTGCGTACCCGGGTGTACGGCACGGTCATCCAGGACCAGAACAGGGCGACGCTGGACCTCAGCGGGATGTGGCCTCGCCTGGCCGGAACCGTGCAGGCGCAGGTAGACGGAATTGAGACGCCGGTGATCCTGCGCGGTGACGCCCAGGGCAATTACAACGTGAATGCCGGCGAGCTCGGCAGCGGCCGCCTGACCCTGACGGGCGGGCAGGGCCTGGTTCCGGGACTGAAAGGGCAGCTGGCTCTGACCCCGCTGCCCCTGGTAGACGGCACGGGTCAGCTGTCGGTGAGCGCCACGCTGGGCGGCACCCTCCTGGCCCCCACCCTGGCAGGCTCCCTGGCTTCCCGCGATGCAGTGGCCGCTGGCGTCGAGCTGCAGAATACGACTGGTACGTTCAGTGGTACCCTGGCCGGCCTGCGGGGCACACTGACCCAGTCTGGCCGCACGGTCGCCACTCTTGAGGGCCCACAGGCCCAGCTGAGTGACCTGCGCCTGAACGCCGCCGGAAGCATCCTGAGTGTCAGTGGCAACGCCGACCTCGGTGGCCGCACAGAGCTGAGCGTGGGTGCTACCGGAGCCCTGAAAGGAACCCTGAACGCCTCCTACGCCGCACAAGCCCTGAGCCTCCGGGGCAGCCTGGGTGGCCTGCAGGGACTGCGCGCGGCCGTGGATGTTCAGGCCAGTGCTCGCACCGGATGGCGCGGCACAGCGCGCGTCACAGGCGGGCCTCAGGGCGTGCTCTCGCGTCCGGTGCAACTGAGTGTTAGTGGACCTTTGAACCATCCCCTGGTACAGGGTGACGCCGGGCTGCTGGGCGCCGGGGCGCGCATCGTGGCCAACACATCAGGCGTGCAGGTGCGGCTGGTGGACGGTCCCGAAGCTTCGGCCAGTGGAGTCGTGGAGGTCAGGCCAGGAGAAACAGGGGCATGGCGCTGGAGCGGCGCAGTCAGCCTGAGCCGGCCCGAACTCAGCCTGAATGTGACTCCCAGCGGTCCGGTGGACGATCCGAGCGTGCTGCTCAGCGTGCGCCGCGGCGACTGGCGCGCCAGCGGCACAGCCGGCCTGTCCGGGGCCGACCTGACCGTAAGCGATGGTGAGCGCGCCGGCACACTGACCTGGGAGGACGGTCAGGTGGCGACCAATCTGCCTGGCCTCAATCTGGCCCGGCTTGGGCTCGATGGACTGGGAGGCACCCTGACGGCTCAGGGCAGCGTCACCACAGCGACCCAGGACGGTCAGGTGACGCTGCGGATTTCGGGGCTGCGCACGCCCTATACCCTCCCCTACCTGGGCGTGGATCTGGACGGTGAGGTCAGCGGGAATATCACCCTGCGTGCGGCGCGCCCAGCTGTTCAGGCAAGCCTGGCCCTGTCCAGCGGCACCCTGAACGTCACGGCTGCCCAGGGTCCGGACCACTGGACCGGACGCGTGGGTGGCCGCCTGACACGTGAATACGGCACGCTCAGCGTGGATGTCAATGCAGACAAAGGTGGGCTCCGCGGCACGCTGGACGCTGCGCGTTTCCCGCTGGACCTGGCTGGCCAGAACCTGCGTGCGGATGGACGCGTCACGCTGAACGGACAGACCTTTGAGGCCCGGCTGGTGGCCCGAAATACCATCAACGGGGACACGGCCGGCCAGGTCCGCGTGGACGCCTCGGGGGGCATCGCCGATCTGGTTCCAACCTTGCAGGGTGCCCTGGCCCTGCAACCGACCGAAGATGGCTACGGCCTCAGAGCAACGCTGAGCGACCTTGAAATTGCCGATCTGAAGATTGCTCCCGGCCTGTCCGGTCCGGTCAGCGGAGAAGCCAACCTGCGCGACGGCGGCGGCACCTTTACGCTCCGTTCTGACGTCCTGAAGGTCGGGCCGCGCACCCTGCGCGCCCGCTTGGAAGGAACCCAGGTATCCGGGGACTGGCGTATTCGTGGATTCCTGGGCCAGTCGGAGTTCACGGCGGGCCTGAATGCCGGTGAGGTCTTCGGGCAGGGCAACCTGCGGGGGCTGCCCTTGGGTGCGGCGGCTGCGGCCGCACTGGGCACCGTCCCAGGTGAGGGTGTGGTCACGGGTGTGGTCCGCTTCCGCTTCCCGCTGGCTGACCCGCAGGCCGGCGAGGCAACCGTGGTGGCCGAGCGTATCCGTGTCAGCGCCACCAGTGGCCAGGGCAAGGACGCTGTCACCGAAACCCTGATGGGCAGCGGCACCCTGGACTATGCCCGGCGCGAACTGCGGAGCATCAACGTGCAGCTCTCGGGCGCGGGAACGTGGGACGTGCGGGGCCAGTTCACGCGTGAGCGGGTCGACCTGACTGCGCAGTTCACGAACACCACCTTTACCCCGGTGCTGCAGCTGGTGCCGGGCCTTGCCGAGCTGGACCCCTCCCTGAAAGGCACGATCACCCTCAGCGCCGCAGGCACGTACGACCGCCCACGCGGTGTGCTGCGTGCCCAGAACCTGTCCGGCACAGTTGCCGGCCTGAGCCTGCAGGTGCCCTCCTTCTCCGGCGACCTGCCGGACAGCGGAGCATTCACGGGCGGCGGCCGGGTGCTGACCGGGGGCACGGTCGGCGCGGACCTGAACGTTACGCTGCGCGGCCAGCTCACACTGGGCGACCTGAGCGGCACGGTCATTACCGCCAGCGGCCTGCTGGCACCCGAAGCCCTGGGAGCGCTGCCCAACACCACCATGACCATTACCCAGGCGGCAGGCAACCGCTGGACCGTGGACGCCCAGAGCCGCAGCACCAACCCGGCAGCCGGCGCGGGCGTCCTGCAGCTCAGCGGAACGGTTGCCCCCCAGTGGGACCTGAGCGTCACGGCCCGGAACTACAACCTTCCCCTGGCCGTGATCTATGGACGCGAGAGCATCCTGAATGCTGACCTGCGCGCTGTCGATGACGGTGATCTGGTCCGGGTGACCGGGACGGCGGATTTCCTGCGCCTGATTCTGGGCCGTGTCAATGCCCCGGAAGTGATTCCTGCGCCCGGCCGCACCCGGACAGCCAGCGAAGGCGGGCGCACCACCGACGATTACGACAGCCCGCTCCCACCAGAGTTCACGACCTTCCCACGACCGGCTGAGGACGGTGAGGCAGCCCGCCCGGCATTGCCCTTCCTGGAACGGCTGGTGTTCGGCGATATTCTGCTGCGCGCTCCCAACGGAATCCGGGTGGACGAGAATCTGGCACGTGCCGAGTTCTCCGGCAGTCTGGTGCTGTCCGGTACCGGGGCCCGTCCCCTGGTGCGCGGCGACATCGTGGCGCAGCGCGGCGTGATCTTCCTTCGGGAAAACGAATTCAACATTACAGCCAGCACTGTGAATTTCAGTGGCGAGAGCCTCTACCCCCGCTTCACCCTCAATGCCACGGGCACGGTACTAGCAGCGTCCACGAGGCAGCGGGTGCCGGTGAACCTGAGTGTCGAGGGCAACTTCGTGACCCGCCCGGAAGGTGACCGGGGGCTGGAGCTGAACACCGTGCTCAGCTGCGCACCTTCCGCGGCCACCTCAAGTTGCTCCGACCCGGCCACCGGACTGGTGTACACCGAGGCCGAGCTGTATGCCCTGGTGGCTACCGGCGTGCCGAACCTCACGGCCCTGCCAAACAATCTGGCGTCGCTGGGGGCCAGCGCACTGCAGACCGCCCTGAATGTGTTCGTTCTGGGCGAGCTGGAACGCAGCCTCGCCAGGGCCTTCGGGCTGGATGTGTTCCGGCTGACACCGCAGCTGCTGAACGCGGACGGCTCGGTAGGAGCCACACTGACCGTCGGCTCGTATCTGACCCGCGAACTGTACCTGCAGTACCAGGTGAACCTCAACGGCGAGGGCCTGATCAACGCGACCTACAACACGCCTGACAACCGGTTTACCTTCCAGGTGAGCACACCACTGAACGGCCTGAACCTGCAGAGCATCCGCCCCAGCTTCAGTGCCGGGTACAACATCAACCCCCGTACCAGTGTCAGTATCGGTGTAGAAAGCGCTGAGGCCAGCACCCGGCTGCGTTTCGGCGTGACCTACCGTATCGGCGGACGCTGA